The following are encoded in a window of Saccharothrix longispora genomic DNA:
- a CDS encoding tachylectin-related carbohydrate-binding protein, whose translation MQEVGASKRRKRFPATIVALTAALTGTTVPVAQAAITAALTCNSAANIFGVTQAGSIFLYPHNEPETGVADWGTKRTIGTGGWNGDRTLAGPNGVIYRLDGTTGDILRYRWNGTGWDTWNGEQFRDVGGGWRRYVQAAYRNHVTVDGRDRLYSVTAEGHLQAFAWTGDHATGTWAPAKVLDTGWNQYDLIVASDDGVLYARTPDGDLFRFRWNAASERFTQYRERVGSNWNTFTHVFSAGGDVLYGTRTGTQALVWYRYHENTATWSGGKIIGSGWADELDIVADTNGCRLTGYPVPTRPSVPQRHDAPTTPVQGTDGLVTFFYVNSAGGLTAGKQRYPGDYEIIEYQVIADYHQFTGAPGAGVREDGRLEALANSHDDAAYRGRVQSTPNGAWGPITGVTAHQGWMLSDPVVASEADKTLTVYAVDDAGALWRRTQVAPNGTYLPWRKLGGADLTADFTLVRNGTALDIVARSGDGTLRTARYSGGTLGTWRTIGGDTTGKPAAVAHANGDLQVFARATDGTVRAQRESGGVFPGAWQSIGNVAAAGPPAAVLRAGGLVELAVRGTDGLVHQSSQVAPAGGFSPWTVHYFEDAATDPTGLLLTTGSPIFTWRSTDGSIRTVFIPASTQRTNATPPAYAGRTTRR comes from the coding sequence ATGCAAGAGGTCGGCGCGAGCAAGCGCAGAAAACGATTCCCCGCCACCATCGTGGCGCTCACCGCCGCCTTGACCGGCACGACCGTCCCGGTGGCGCAGGCGGCCATCACGGCAGCGCTCACCTGCAACTCGGCGGCGAACATCTTCGGGGTGACCCAGGCGGGCAGCATCTTCCTCTACCCGCACAACGAACCGGAAACCGGTGTCGCCGACTGGGGGACGAAGCGCACCATCGGCACGGGGGGCTGGAACGGCGATCGCACGCTGGCGGGCCCCAACGGGGTGATCTACCGGCTGGACGGCACCACCGGTGACATCCTCCGGTACCGCTGGAACGGCACCGGCTGGGACACCTGGAACGGCGAGCAGTTCAGGGACGTGGGCGGCGGCTGGCGCCGCTACGTGCAGGCCGCATACCGCAACCACGTCACCGTCGACGGGCGGGACAGGCTGTACTCCGTCACCGCCGAGGGACACCTCCAGGCCTTCGCCTGGACCGGTGACCACGCCACCGGCACGTGGGCTCCCGCGAAGGTCCTGGACACCGGCTGGAACCAGTACGACCTCATCGTCGCCAGCGACGACGGCGTGCTGTACGCCCGCACCCCCGACGGCGACCTGTTCCGGTTCCGCTGGAACGCCGCCTCCGAACGGTTCACCCAGTACCGCGAACGGGTCGGCTCGAACTGGAACACCTTCACCCACGTCTTCTCCGCCGGCGGCGACGTCCTCTACGGAACGCGGACCGGCACCCAGGCACTGGTCTGGTACCGCTACCACGAGAACACCGCCACCTGGTCGGGCGGCAAGATCATCGGATCCGGCTGGGCTGATGAACTGGACATCGTCGCCGACACCAACGGCTGCCGCCTCACCGGATACCCGGTGCCGACCCGACCCTCCGTGCCACAACGACACGACGCCCCCACCACACCGGTACAAGGCACCGACGGCCTGGTGACGTTCTTCTACGTCAACTCCGCGGGCGGCCTCACCGCCGGCAAGCAGCGCTACCCGGGCGACTACGAGATCATCGAGTACCAGGTGATCGCCGACTACCACCAGTTCACCGGCGCACCGGGGGCGGGCGTGCGCGAGGACGGCAGGCTGGAAGCCCTGGCCAACAGCCACGACGACGCCGCCTACCGAGGCAGGGTGCAAAGCACCCCGAACGGCGCATGGGGGCCGATCACCGGCGTCACGGCACACCAGGGTTGGATGCTCAGCGACCCGGTGGTGGCGTCCGAAGCGGACAAGACGCTGACGGTGTACGCGGTCGACGACGCAGGCGCACTGTGGCGGCGCACCCAGGTCGCGCCCAACGGCACCTACCTGCCGTGGCGCAAGCTCGGCGGCGCCGACCTCACCGCGGACTTCACGTTGGTGCGCAACGGAACCGCGCTGGACATCGTGGCCCGATCCGGTGACGGCACGCTGCGCACCGCCCGGTACTCCGGCGGCACGCTCGGCACGTGGCGCACCATCGGCGGCGACACCACCGGCAAACCCGCAGCCGTGGCACACGCCAACGGAGACCTCCAGGTGTTCGCCCGCGCAACGGACGGAACCGTGCGCGCACAACGTGAATCCGGAGGTGTGTTCCCCGGCGCCTGGCAGAGCATCGGCAACGTCGCCGCCGCAGGCCCACCCGCCGCGGTACTGCGTGCCGGGGGCTTGGTCGAACTCGCGGTGCGCGGCACCGACGGCCTCGTCCACCAGTCAAGCCAGGTCGCACCGGCCGGCGGCTTCAGCCCGTGGACCGTGCACTACTTCGAGGACGCCGCCACCGACCCCACCGGCCTCCTGCTCACCACCGGCAGTCCGATCTTCACGTGGCGCTCGACCGACGGCTCGATCCGCACCGTGTTCATCCCTGCTTCCACGCAGCGGACCAACGCCACTCCCCCGGCGTACGCAGGTCGGACGACACGTCGATGA